The DNA sequence CAGGTTCTTCAACTTTAATACTGATGGCAGCAACAATTGAAGCACGTATGTCGGAAGGATCAAAATCTTTCTTGTAAAAATCGCGGATAGCTTTTACGAGAGCTTCACGAAAAGCAACGAGGTGGGTTCCTCCCTGAGTGGTATGTTGTCCGTTTACAAACGAATAATAATCTTCTCCATATTGATTTCCATGGGTTAGTGCAATCTCAATGTCGGTACTTTTCAGGTGAATGACCGGATAAATGGATTCCCCTTCCATGTTTTCTTCAAGCAAATCGCGTAAGCCGTTTTTGGAATGAAACTTTTCTCCATTGAACTCAAGCGTAAGCCCGGCATTGAGGAAAGAATAGTTTTTCATCATATTGACTACGTAGTCGTCAATGTAATGATAGGCTTTAAAAACATTAACATCAGGTGTGAAAGCAACATAAGTACCATTGGGTTGATCGCTTGGAACAACTTCTTGCTCTTCTTTAACAACACCTTCGCTAAAGCTTATTTCCTTAACTTCACCTTCGCGGAATGATTTGATTAAAAAATGACTTGATAAGGCGTTCACTGCCTTAATACCCACACCATTCAGCCCTACTGATTTTTTAAATACTTCAGAGTCGTATTTTGCTCCGGTATTCATTTTTGAAGCAACATCGAGCAGTTTTCCCAATGGAATGCCACGACCATAATCGCGGACTGAAACCAGTTCATTGCTGACTCGGACTTCAATCTTTCGCCCATTCCCCATCATGAACTCGTCTATGGAGTTATCCATCACTTCCTTTAGCAAAACATATATACCATCGTCGCTCGCCGAGCCGTCGCCCAACTTGCCAATATACATTCCGGGTCTTTTCCGGATATGCTCCTGCCAATCGAGCGTTTTTATAGAACCTTCATCATAATTCGGCATCATATTCCCTTCCAATTTGCAACAAATATAAAGAAAACAAAAGTCGATTGGAAATTCAGGAGTCCGACATTAACTAACAATTGGCGGTTGAAAACTTATTCGGATTTCTCTGGGCTGGCTCAAAAATAAGTTGAGAATAAGTGTATTTATCCGATTGGTTTACAGGTGCGTATTCCGATTTTAGATCGATTTTTTAAATCTCAATATTATTCTCAGTTTTCATCCGTTTTAATGAGATGTGGAATGACTGGATTGAACTTCATTCTTAAATTTCAGGAGCCGGATCCTGTTTAAAAAAATCAGATTTGAACTTCTTTTCAGAATATTGATGAGGTTTTATTTTAATTATCTTTGCGCCGACATGTTTAAAAAGTATATCTATATAGTTATTGCTGCGGTTCTGATTGTATTCCAATCGAATGCGCAAATCAGACCGGGAGTTTCGAATTCAAATAGACAAAATGGTTCGGAGGAGAAATCGGAATCGTCTTCAAGGAAGAACAAGGCACCCGAAAAGCCTAAGATTCCTTCTCGTATAAGAACATGGCAGGTTAGCCGACAAGGCACGCGGATTGAAAAAACTGAACTGGATACGACCATGACCTTTTATCATGTTTATCTACCAATTTTTCAAAAAAGTATAAGTAATACCTTTGTCGGAAATAATGGTGGAGCATATATTTCCAATGACTTTTTTCAGCGAAAACCGAATTCTGATTTCTATTTTGCCCGATCGTTTGATGCCTACTGGCTTACTCCATCGCAAATCAATTATTTCAATACGACAACTCCCTTTTCGTTGCTCGATTACAGCCAAAGTGATAGTAAAAACACAAAAAACGAAACGAGATTTAATGTTTTTCTTTCGCAAAATGTGAATAAGAAGCTCAACTTTGAATTTATTTATAACCAGACAAAGTCTCAGGGACAGTATTTGTATCAGTCGAATAAATTTCACAGTATAGCTCTGGTTTCTTCTTATAATTCCGATAAATTCCTGTCTCATACAAACATTATTTTTAACCGCCTGGAAGGGCAGGAAGATGGGGGAATTGAAGCGAACCAACCACTCGACTTAACAGATAAAACTGAAAATTTCAGTGTCCGGATGGATGATGCAGTTAATAAACTTCAGAACAATACGCTTTTTACAGTCAACGAATATCGGGTGGGTAAAATGGTTGAGGCCGACTCTGCTGAAAATGTGATCAAACGATTTATTCCGCGAGTAGGATTTATACACGAATTTGAGCTTTCAGGAAACAAAAGAAGATTCACGAAAAAGGATAAGTCTGAAGATTTTTTTACAAACAATTACGTCAATACCGGACTTACAAACGACAGCGTAAGGTTTACCCGTTTGACAAACATATTTCAAATCAAATTTTATGAAGCTCCGGATCGGAAATACACTTTTGGGAAGCGGGTGTATATTGGGCACGATGAAATAACGTACCATACAGCTACTCAGCTTGGTGATTTGGGAGCACATCCATTTCCTTTAATTGGTTCAATTTTTTATCAGATTTCAAGTCCGTTAACTAATTTTTCTGATAATGGTAAGCTATTCTTTTCCAAACAGGCAAATACATATATTGGGGGAGGAATATTCAGGGAAGAAGGTAAATTCTGGCAATGGGAGGCCGATGGACGAATTTATCTGACGGGATACCGCTCCGGGCAAACAGAACTTAATGGATATGTTAATAAGCCACTGAAAATCGGAAGAGATACCACTAGTCTCCGGATTGAAGGAAGTTTAAAAACACTGGTGCCTGAATATTATGATTCGTATTTCTTCTCTAATAATTTTGTATGGAAGAATGACTTCAATAATATCAATGAGATGACGATCAAATCGAGCATCCGTTCGCAGCAATATAAAACTACGATTGGAGTCAATTATTCATTGATTGGAAACTACATCTATAACAATAGTCAAGCTTTACCAGCACAGTCGAAAAGCGAATTGCTGATCCTTTCGGCATACCTCAATAAGGATTTTGAAAGCGACCACTGGGTTCTTCGTACTCAGGCGCTAGTGCAAAAAGTAAATAATGAAAATGTCATACATCTGCCTGCATTTGCCGGATTCATCAGCTTGAACTACAGAACAATCATTTCAAAAGTGATGCATTTTCAGATTGGCGCCGACACGCGATATAATTCAGCTTTTTATGCTGATGCGTACGATCCGGCAACTGCCCGATTTTATCTCCAGAATACACAACTAATCGGGAAATACCCCTATATTGATTTACATGCGAACTTGAAGTTAAAACGCACCCGATTCTTTTTTATCCTGATGAATGCAGGTTCCGGATTTGTTGGCAATAACTATTTTATGGCACCTGATTATCCATATTATAGACGAACTTTCCGATTTGGAATTTCATGGTCGTTTTACGACTAATAAATGGACTTCAAAACAAACAGACTGATTTACCATATAGCTTTAAGTTCGGTATGTATCTGTCTTGTATTGCTTTGTTAAAAAGTAATGGATCGTTGTTGATAAATAAGTGTCGTTGTGATCATTCAGGAATTACAAATTCCTAGTTTTATGGCTTCTTAGATTGTTCTTGATTTTAGAATGATGCAATAGGTTTTGGTGTTAAAATTCAGAAGAAAATTAAATGCCTGTTCAGAAAAAATGTTCATGCTGGATTGATGTTTTAATAGGTGATTGAGTGGAGTATATAATTCTTTTGAAACAAAGTGCATTACAGTTCAGGAAGAGACTCGGAATTTATCGTTTAATAATTTGTTGAAGATGAAAATTCGTATTGTTTTGATATTTGCTGTTTTTTGTTTTTCATTTCGGCCGTCTGTCCAAAAGGCTGCTGCGGTATCTTCATCCAGTAATGGATTTTACATTACTGTTGATGACTTCACTGATCGTACAAAGCACAGTTATATCGTACAATCGAGAGATTCTGTTGATGTTATTTTTAAGCTCTTTTTTGAATCGGAACTTGAACTTGGTGATGTAAATCGCCCAATTGCTATTTTCAACGGAGAACATGATTTTTATGTAGCCCGGGTGAATGTCTTCCAAAAACCAAATGGTAAACTGAGTTTTCACCATCTGAAATATCCCAAGATAAAGGTAACCAAACGTGCAAAACTAGCTCCAGTTACTTTATAATCCCTATTTTAGAAATTAGAATAGTATCTGAATAATCTTCGGTTTACACAAAAGTATGTCGGGTTTTGCGTCTTACTGCGTTCGTCGCGTCCACAATTTGTCAAGGAGGGTATAGAACCCTGGTAACTTAAGAAGGGAGATGAAATGTAACTTTTTGACTAAATCTGTTCGGGATTTTTACAATTGCTAAACTTTCTTCTGAAAAGTGTGTTTATAAATTCTGAAAATCAAAACGATTTGTAAAAAAGAAGACAAATTAATCTTTTTATTAGTAATCCGAATAAAAAAGTCCGTTTTGTTTTCATTTTAAAAAATTAGTTCCATATTTGCATCAAATTATTCAGAAATGACACGTTTTGCTAACATTTCCCTTCTAGGTCTCATTCTCGGTATTCTCCTAATTTGGATGCGCGATTGAGAATGGTATGGGTAAAACTATAAAGAGCTTTCTAAAGGCCATTCTCAAAACAGGGGATGGCCTTTTTTATTACAGTTCAATAATATTAAGTGATCATGAATATACAAGGAAATAGATATTTAAACGCAATTAATTTGACTCAAGCCCCCTCTCTATCGCTGGAGAGGGGAAGCCTCCGGGCTGTTAGATGTCAGGAGAGTGTAGAAATAAATAGTATTGAAAAACGCATTAAAAGAAATAGTTATGAGTGATAGATTGTACATTTTTGACACCACCTTACGCGACGGAGAGCAAGTTCCCGGGTGTCAGTTGAACACCGTTGAGAAAATTGAGGTTGCACGAGCTTTAGAGGAATTGGGCGTTGATGTGATAGAAGCCGGT is a window from the Aquipluma nitroreducens genome containing:
- a CDS encoding putative porin, with translation MFKKYIYIVIAAVLIVFQSNAQIRPGVSNSNRQNGSEEKSESSSRKNKAPEKPKIPSRIRTWQVSRQGTRIEKTELDTTMTFYHVYLPIFQKSISNTFVGNNGGAYISNDFFQRKPNSDFYFARSFDAYWLTPSQINYFNTTTPFSLLDYSQSDSKNTKNETRFNVFLSQNVNKKLNFEFIYNQTKSQGQYLYQSNKFHSIALVSSYNSDKFLSHTNIIFNRLEGQEDGGIEANQPLDLTDKTENFSVRMDDAVNKLQNNTLFTVNEYRVGKMVEADSAENVIKRFIPRVGFIHEFELSGNKRRFTKKDKSEDFFTNNYVNTGLTNDSVRFTRLTNIFQIKFYEAPDRKYTFGKRVYIGHDEITYHTATQLGDLGAHPFPLIGSIFYQISSPLTNFSDNGKLFFSKQANTYIGGGIFREEGKFWQWEADGRIYLTGYRSGQTELNGYVNKPLKIGRDTTSLRIEGSLKTLVPEYYDSYFFSNNFVWKNDFNNINEMTIKSSIRSQQYKTTIGVNYSLIGNYIYNNSQALPAQSKSELLILSAYLNKDFESDHWVLRTQALVQKVNNENVIHLPAFAGFISLNYRTIISKVMHFQIGADTRYNSAFYADAYDPATARFYLQNTQLIGKYPYIDLHANLKLKRTRFFFILMNAGSGFVGNNYFMAPDYPYYRRTFRFGISWSFYD